A genomic region of Halopelagius longus contains the following coding sequences:
- the msrB gene encoding peptide-methionine (R)-S-oxide reductase MsrB encodes MSERATEDVPDSEDEWRERLTDEEYEILRERGTEPRFSGEHLNRDEEGRYLCAGCGAELFDSETKYDSGCGWPAFFAANDDNVETETDTRHGMRRIEVLCKNCGGHLGHVFDDGPDPTGKRYCINSVAIDFESDEN; translated from the coding sequence ATGAGCGAACGAGCGACGGAGGACGTGCCGGACTCCGAAGACGAGTGGCGCGAGCGATTGACCGACGAGGAGTACGAGATTCTGCGAGAGCGAGGTACCGAACCGCGATTCAGCGGCGAGCATCTGAACCGCGACGAGGAGGGCCGCTACCTCTGTGCGGGGTGCGGTGCGGAACTGTTCGACTCCGAGACGAAGTACGACTCCGGCTGTGGGTGGCCGGCGTTCTTCGCCGCGAACGACGACAACGTCGAGACGGAGACGGACACCCGCCACGGGATGCGCCGCATCGAAGTGCTGTGTAAGAACTGCGGCGGCCACCTCGGCCACGTCTTCGACGACGGCCCCGACCCGACGGGCAAGCGCTACTGCATCAACTCCGTCGCCATCGACTTCGAGAGCGACGAGAACTGA